A window from Candidatus Paceibacterota bacterium encodes these proteins:
- a CDS encoding RnfABCDGE type electron transport complex subunit D, with translation MLKSIDNLLNKITMYRLVLYCLTAWLLIASLLSAFGKLPFTPQALLYSTAILLIVSWVTNKIFTQIFNTPANSESVYITALILAFLISPPTTGHYLSVVPFLIWAGIWGSAGKFILAFGKKHIFNPAGFAVALTALTIHESATWWIGTIWMLPFILIGGLFITRKIRRFDLVISFVVVAFISITISTFGHTSPLVLLRQIFVDSPIIFFALVMLTEPLTTPPTKSGRVIYGAITGVLFIPTIHIGWLYSTPELALCVGNIFSWLMSPKLKYILTFKGSTKIAKDTGEFAFVPDRRISFKPGQYMEWTLDHNKTDSRGNRRYLTIASSPTEKEILLGIKFDAKKSSSFKKALAELEEGKTILAGQLSGEFTLPKNKNTKLCFLAGGIGITPFRSMISYMIDRDERRDVTLVYCCKRFEEIAYTNLVHRAHVQMDLKTVCTLSDLEHLPEDWAGYKGFVDVKMILNEVPDYMERLFFVSGPHAFVTACEKVLFEIGVPKKNVKVDYFPGF, from the coding sequence ATGCTTAAATCCATAGATAACTTATTAAATAAAATAACGATGTACAGATTGGTACTGTACTGTCTCACTGCTTGGCTTCTTATCGCTTCCCTTTTGAGTGCATTTGGAAAGTTACCATTCACTCCGCAAGCTCTTCTTTACTCAACAGCAATATTGTTGATAGTTTCTTGGGTGACAAATAAAATCTTCACTCAAATATTCAATACTCCGGCCAATTCTGAATCAGTTTATATAACGGCACTTATTCTAGCTTTTCTGATCAGTCCTCCAACTACTGGACATTATCTTTCAGTAGTTCCATTCCTCATCTGGGCTGGTATCTGGGGTTCAGCGGGTAAATTTATTTTAGCTTTTGGTAAAAAACATATTTTCAATCCAGCAGGTTTCGCCGTAGCTTTGACAGCTCTTACTATTCATGAGTCCGCAACTTGGTGGATTGGTACAATCTGGATGTTACCATTCATTTTGATTGGTGGATTATTCATCACTCGCAAAATCAGAAGGTTTGATCTGGTAATAAGTTTCGTAGTAGTTGCATTTATCTCTATTACTATATCTACTTTTGGACATACAAGTCCTCTTGTACTACTTCGTCAAATATTCGTGGATTCCCCCATCATTTTCTTTGCTTTGGTAATGCTCACTGAACCTCTGACCACTCCTCCAACAAAGTCTGGTCGTGTCATTTATGGTGCCATAACGGGTGTCTTATTCATTCCTACTATACACATTGGTTGGCTCTATTCCACTCCAGAATTGGCTCTATGCGTAGGAAATATCTTCTCTTGGCTCATGAGTCCAAAATTAAAATATATCCTAACCTTCAAAGGTAGCACCAAAATAGCCAAAGATACTGGAGAATTCGCTTTCGTTCCTGATAGACGTATATCATTCAAACCCGGACAGTACATGGAATGGACTTTGGATCATAATAAGACGGATAGTCGTGGTAATAGACGTTACTTGACCATCGCTTCTTCTCCAACAGAAAAAGAGATTCTTCTCGGCATAAAATTTGACGCCAAAAAATCTAGTAGTTTCAAAAAAGCTTTAGCAGAATTGGAAGAAGGTAAGACTATATTAGCGGGACAACTTTCTGGAGAATTCACTTTACCAAAAAACAAAAATACCAAGCTTTGCTTCTTGGCTGGTGGTATCGGTATCACACCTTTCCGAAGTATGATTTCTTATATGATAGATAGAGATGAGAGACGTGATGTTACCTTGGTTTATTGTTGTAAAAGATTTGAGGAGATAGCCTACACCAACCTTGTTCATCGTGCACATGTTCAGATGGATCTAAAAACTGTCTGTACCCTATCGGATCTGGAACATTTACCAGAAGATTGGGCTGGCTACAAAGGTTTCGTGGATGTAAAAATGATTTTGAATGAAGTGCCCGACTATATGGAACGTCTCTTCTTTGTGTCCGGCCCACACGCCTTCGTGACTGCCTGTGAAAAAGTTCTTTTTGAAATAGGTGTACCCAAGAAAAACGTTAAGGTTGATTATTTTCCAGGGTTTTAG
- a CDS encoding DUF5678 domain-containing protein, with protein sequence MSAINWTKIYKKYKGLWVALLDDEITVVGHGKTLKEASDMAQKKGYDHPIFTRMPPSLSAYAGGAL encoded by the coding sequence ATGTCAGCAATCAACTGGACTAAAATATACAAAAAATACAAGGGACTTTGGGTCGCTTTACTTGACGATGAAATAACTGTCGTCGGTCACGGCAAAACTTTGAAAGAAGCGAGTGATATGGCTCAAAAAAAGGGGTATGACCATCCCATCTTTACACGAATGCCACCTAGCCTATCAGCTTATGCTGGAGGCGCGTTATGA
- a CDS encoding DNA topoisomerase subunit B, whose product MAENTKGKKHEYDASSITVLEGLEPVRKRPGMYIGTTGPDGLHHLVTEIFDNSRDEAMNGFANDIEVALLPGDRVRVVDNGRGIPVDMHKQTKVSALETIMTVLHAGGKFGGDDYKVSGGLHGVGASVVNALSTYMRVLVHKDGKDGGIYMQEYSKGKRKAAVKKVGSTKLHGTIVTFEPDPEIFKEGIKFEWNRIVTHMRQQAYLVKSLRISVIDARDQIATFGQDEELFYIRDTGVEAPSYTFFFEGGLISLIKFNNQLLKPGHKNIFYVEKKAEGVESVEVALQYADDVSSRVLGFANNIHTPEGGTHITGFKTALTRTLNTYAKNNNLSKNGEETFTGDDALEGLTAVVSVKLREIQFEGQTKAKLGSMEAQSAVATVFGEAFSAFLEENPEDARSIVNKVILAMKARKAAKAAKDSVLRKGALEGMTLPGKLADCQSNSPAESELFIVEGDSAGGTAKQGRDRRTQAILPLRGKILNIERARLDRMLGSEQIKNLVLAFGTAIGDTFDISRLRYHKIILATDADVDGAHIRTLILTLLYRYFRPLIDNGYVYIAQPPLFKVKIGKENFYIQDQPALGKFMAERGLKSEQAIELESLEEGIRANNDAESREELLEAAEAPADGSTSSPQDGSADSPKGKGAKAVTGSNAKVSIQRYKGLGEMNSDELWETTMDPGRRIMKQVRIDDAQDADKVFDMLMGDDVPARKSFIQSNAKLANLDI is encoded by the coding sequence ATGGCCGAAAATACCAAGGGAAAGAAACATGAATATGATGCCTCATCTATTACCGTACTAGAAGGCCTAGAACCAGTCCGCAAGCGTCCCGGCATGTACATTGGTACAACTGGACCAGATGGTCTCCATCACCTCGTTACAGAGATTTTTGATAACTCCCGAGACGAAGCCATGAACGGTTTTGCCAATGATATTGAAGTTGCCCTATTACCAGGCGATCGTGTTCGAGTTGTAGACAATGGTCGCGGTATTCCTGTGGACATGCACAAACAAACCAAAGTCTCTGCTTTGGAGACTATTATGACCGTTTTGCATGCTGGAGGTAAGTTCGGTGGAGATGATTACAAAGTCTCTGGAGGTCTGCACGGTGTAGGCGCATCAGTCGTCAACGCTCTTTCTACATACATGAGAGTCCTTGTTCACAAGGATGGTAAGGACGGTGGTATTTACATGCAAGAGTATTCCAAAGGCAAACGTAAAGCTGCGGTCAAGAAAGTTGGTTCAACAAAGCTTCATGGAACTATCGTAACCTTTGAACCAGATCCAGAGATTTTCAAAGAAGGTATCAAATTTGAATGGAATCGTATTGTTACTCATATGCGCCAGCAAGCATACCTCGTAAAGAGTCTTCGTATTAGTGTTATAGATGCTCGCGATCAGATTGCTACTTTTGGTCAAGACGAAGAGCTTTTCTATATTCGTGATACCGGCGTAGAAGCCCCTTCGTACACATTCTTTTTTGAAGGAGGTCTTATTTCTCTTATTAAATTCAACAACCAATTACTCAAACCTGGTCACAAAAACATCTTTTATGTTGAGAAAAAAGCTGAAGGTGTAGAGTCTGTAGAAGTTGCACTCCAATATGCTGATGATGTTTCTTCTCGTGTTTTGGGATTTGCAAATAATATTCATACTCCAGAAGGTGGTACGCACATCACAGGTTTCAAGACGGCTCTTACTCGTACTCTCAATACTTATGCCAAGAACAACAATCTTTCAAAAAATGGCGAAGAAACTTTCACTGGTGATGATGCTCTAGAAGGTCTCACAGCTGTTGTCTCGGTCAAATTACGAGAGATTCAATTTGAAGGTCAGACAAAAGCTAAGCTAGGAAGTATGGAAGCTCAAAGTGCAGTTGCTACGGTTTTCGGAGAAGCTTTCTCCGCTTTCTTGGAAGAGAATCCAGAAGACGCCCGTTCCATTGTGAACAAAGTTATCCTGGCTATGAAAGCCAGAAAAGCTGCCAAGGCCGCAAAGGATTCCGTATTACGTAAAGGTGCCCTAGAAGGTATGACTCTTCCTGGAAAACTTGCAGATTGTCAGTCCAATAGTCCTGCAGAATCCGAACTCTTCATTGTGGAGGGAGATTCCGCTGGAGGCACAGCCAAGCAAGGTCGTGATCGTCGTACTCAGGCTATTTTGCCGTTAAGAGGAAAGATTTTAAATATTGAACGTGCTCGTCTGGATCGTATGTTGGGTTCGGAGCAGATCAAAAATCTAGTCTTAGCTTTTGGTACTGCTATCGGTGATACTTTTGATATATCACGTTTGCGTTATCACAAGATCATCCTTGCAACTGATGCCGATGTGGACGGTGCTCACATTCGCACACTCATTCTTACTTTGTTATACAGATATTTCCGACCACTCATAGACAATGGCTATGTCTACATTGCTCAACCACCTTTGTTCAAAGTCAAAATAGGAAAAGAGAATTTTTATATTCAAGATCAACCAGCTCTAGGTAAGTTCATGGCAGAACGTGGACTCAAGAGCGAGCAAGCTATTGAACTAGAATCTTTGGAAGAGGGAATACGTGCAAACAATGATGCCGAATCTCGTGAAGAATTACTAGAAGCTGCCGAAGCTCCCGCTGATGGTTCGACAAGCTCACCACAAGATGGTTCTGCAGACTCGCCAAAAGGAAAGGGCGCCAAAGCAGTTACTGGTTCCAATGCAAAGGTCTCCATACAACGTTATAAGGGTCTCGGAGAGATGAACTCAGATGAACTTTGGGAAACCACTATGGACCCAGGTCGTCGTATTATGAAGCAGGTTAGGATTGATGATGCTCAAGATGCAGACAAAGTCTTTGACATGCTCATGGGTGATGATGTTCCTGCTAGAAAGTCCTTTATCCAATCAAACGCAAAGTTGGCAAATCTGGATATTTAA
- a CDS encoding retropepsin-like aspartic protease — protein sequence MKFKYKEYGNALRPVVPVTLEHSGKCVRYEVLIDSGSDHCFFDTEIGEKIGIRTDNSKTKEVFGVGGKISLYYDHEVTLKIGNKSFETDVGFMPNLGGNIVSYGIVGQKGFFDKFIIKFDYAKGEVEIKEKK from the coding sequence ATGAAGTTTAAGTATAAGGAATACGGAAACGCTTTGAGACCAGTCGTCCCTGTAACGTTAGAGCACTCTGGTAAGTGTGTCAGATACGAAGTGTTAATTGATTCTGGTTCTGATCATTGTTTCTTTGATACAGAGATTGGTGAAAAAATAGGTATTCGCACAGACAATAGTAAAACAAAAGAAGTTTTTGGTGTTGGTGGTAAAATTTCTCTATATTATGATCATGAGGTAACTTTGAAAATTGGTAACAAATCGTTTGAAACAGATGTCGGATTCATGCCAAATCTAGGTGGCAATATTGTTTCGTATGGTATTGTTGGACAAAAAGGATTTTTTGATAAATTCATCATCAAATTTGACTACGCCAAGGGAGAAGTTGAGATAAAAGAGAAAAAATAA
- a CDS encoding peptidoglycan-binding domain-containing protein, which translates to MNKNIITYVTVASLAFIPMVTFAADPSVGGSFSTADPSTGSSSSTADPSTGGSASTANPPTGGSGSTAAPAGSTGGGSTGGSTGSSGSSGSSSGRSSSGGGRSFNPYCTLITSYMKLGANNDSAQVTKLQNFLKNTEKLDVDVNGIFDTKTETAVKSFQNKYSAETMGPWGVKEGNGNVFMTTVKKINQIACNQPLTLNPSELAIINSYRMGNRSVNSTGPTIEIKATPVSTDGEDNLKKDDSETIEVGSVDENKNSNTASVGDASILKRFWNFVLFLFR; encoded by the coding sequence ATGAATAAAAACATTATAACCTATGTAACAGTTGCTTCTCTCGCCTTCATTCCGATGGTGACTTTTGCGGCTGACCCTTCTGTTGGAGGTTCATTCTCAACAGCTGATCCTAGTACAGGATCTTCATCTTCTACTGCTGATCCTTCTACAGGAGGTTCAGCTTCTACTGCTAATCCACCAACAGGTGGTTCAGGCTCAACAGCTGCTCCAGCTGGTTCTACAGGTGGAGGTTCCACTGGTGGTTCTACAGGCTCATCTGGTTCTTCCGGCTCATCTAGTGGAAGAAGTTCTTCAGGTGGAGGTCGTTCCTTCAATCCTTATTGCACACTTATTACCAGTTACATGAAACTTGGTGCAAACAATGATTCTGCTCAAGTTACAAAACTTCAGAATTTTCTCAAGAATACTGAAAAGCTTGACGTTGATGTAAACGGTATCTTTGATACAAAGACCGAAACAGCCGTCAAATCTTTCCAGAATAAATATTCTGCTGAAACTATGGGTCCTTGGGGTGTTAAAGAAGGTAATGGTAATGTCTTTATGACAACTGTAAAGAAGATCAATCAGATCGCTTGCAACCAACCTCTTACACTCAATCCTTCTGAATTAGCTATAATCAATTCTTATAGAATGGGTAATAGATCTGTAAATTCAACTGGTCCTACTATTGAGATAAAGGCAACTCCTGTCTCAACTGACGGTGAGGATAATCTTAAGAAAGATGATAGCGAAACTATTGAAGTCGGTAGTGTTGATGAAAATAAAAATTCTAATACTGCCAGTGTTGGAGACGCTTCTATCTTGAAACGTTTCTGGAACTTCGTCCTCTTCTTGTTCCGTTAA
- a CDS encoding CapA family protein translates to MDNEEPKSIDKAKIFYTILVVVFGWGSLWVGLQGFKASNMPASVSVAIQNITSSNQQPISVSSEIPDTSKQSESTPITTKTPSTSSLTIMIGGDIMMDRGVRRLGQQYGYDSLFASTTVQLFKQADIVVANLEGPITSNPSKTLLPNGKISKELTFTFEPKVTETLTKTGITLLSLANNHTDNFGLSGLEETKKWLSKSGLQWFGDSRNASSTEAVITKNDITVAFVGYHAFQPGFDRILDDVKRLSDHGYFVIVMPHWGTEYSTSSSPMMRSQARSLVSVGASAIIGGHPHVTLEHSFMGDVPVFYSIGNLLFDQYFSPEVMKGNIVELRLTKKLGKFTIEQIKIYETSTASRRNVTVNSGPMDF, encoded by the coding sequence ATGGATAATGAAGAACCAAAATCAATAGATAAAGCCAAGATCTTCTACACAATACTAGTTGTTGTATTCGGTTGGGGTTCTTTGTGGGTGGGCTTGCAAGGTTTCAAAGCAAGCAATATGCCCGCTAGTGTCAGTGTCGCCATACAAAATATTACATCATCAAATCAGCAACCTATTTCCGTATCTTCCGAAATCCCAGATACTTCCAAACAATCAGAGTCAACTCCTATAACAACGAAAACTCCATCAACTTCTTCCCTTACAATAATGATCGGTGGCGACATCATGATGGACCGTGGTGTACGTAGGCTTGGTCAACAATACGGCTACGATTCCCTCTTTGCTTCTACTACTGTACAACTTTTCAAACAAGCTGATATTGTCGTAGCAAATCTAGAAGGACCTATCACTTCCAATCCATCAAAAACTCTTTTACCAAATGGAAAAATTTCCAAGGAACTTACTTTTACATTTGAACCAAAAGTCACTGAGACACTAACAAAAACAGGAATAACTCTACTCAGCTTAGCCAACAATCATACCGACAACTTCGGGCTTTCTGGACTAGAAGAAACAAAAAAATGGCTATCAAAATCCGGACTCCAATGGTTTGGCGATTCTCGTAATGCAAGCTCCACAGAAGCAGTTATAACTAAAAATGATATTACTGTTGCTTTCGTCGGTTACCACGCTTTTCAACCGGGTTTTGATAGGATACTAGATGATGTAAAAAGATTATCCGACCATGGTTACTTTGTCATCGTAATGCCACACTGGGGTACAGAATATTCAACCAGTTCTTCTCCTATGATGAGGTCGCAAGCCAGATCGTTGGTATCGGTCGGCGCAAGTGCAATAATCGGCGGTCACCCTCATGTAACTTTGGAACACTCTTTTATGGGTGACGTCCCTGTTTTCTATTCAATAGGCAACCTCCTTTTTGATCAATATTTTTCTCCAGAAGTTATGAAAGGTAATATTGTAGAATTACGCCTTACAAAAAAATTAGGAAAGTTTACTATTGAACAAATCAAGATTTACGAAACTTCCACCGCCTCACGTCGCAACGTAACCGTGAACTCGGGACCGATGGATTTTTAG
- a CDS encoding PrsW family glutamic-type intramembrane protease: MSFTTLVYALLAGLLPSLIWIWFWIREDANPEPRGLLTATFLGGTLAVIAAIFAEQYIANLHLNSSLQYTLWAGIEEIFKFIAVAVIALNADYNDEPIDAMVYCIVVALGFAALENTFFLLQPLTGGEIAQSIITGNMRFMGATLVHIVSSAVVGFGLGYVFYKGYVAKAIAIIVGLSAAITLHAAFNLSIINGTATETLKAFTWVWGAVVILMILFEEIKVVKPKLS; the protein is encoded by the coding sequence ATGTCTTTTACAACTCTCGTTTATGCCCTTTTGGCAGGACTTCTCCCTTCACTAATTTGGATTTGGTTTTGGATTCGTGAAGATGCAAACCCTGAACCGCGTGGACTTCTAACAGCAACTTTTCTAGGTGGCACATTAGCAGTTATTGCCGCAATTTTTGCCGAACAATATATTGCAAATCTCCATCTCAATTCATCACTTCAATACACTCTTTGGGCTGGAATTGAAGAAATATTCAAATTCATTGCAGTAGCAGTAATAGCACTGAACGCTGATTACAATGACGAACCGATAGACGCCATGGTTTATTGCATAGTTGTAGCCTTAGGGTTCGCAGCTTTAGAAAACACTTTCTTTTTACTCCAACCATTGACCGGAGGAGAAATCGCTCAAAGTATAATCACTGGCAATATGAGATTTATGGGTGCAACTCTTGTACACATAGTCAGTTCAGCAGTAGTAGGATTTGGTTTGGGTTATGTTTTTTACAAAGGATATGTTGCAAAAGCAATCGCTATTATCGTCGGCTTATCCGCAGCTATAACATTGCATGCCGCTTTCAATTTGTCTATAATTAACGGTACTGCCACTGAAACTTTGAAGGCTTTCACATGGGTTTGGGGAGCAGTTGTTATTCTCATGATCTTGTTTGAAGAGATAAAAGTAGTCAAACCCAAATTATCTTGA
- the tsaD gene encoding tRNA (adenosine(37)-N6)-threonylcarbamoyltransferase complex transferase subunit TsaD: protein MITLGIETSCDETALALIETRANDGIFECRVISSLVHSQAELHRPFGGVFPSLAKREHGKNLLPLLKKILDESTSAIYDSKNELLSDEQFSLRMNQFQSDFSARNSDLMTTFAKVEFLKTIPHIDRIAVTEGPGLEPALWVGIIFGQILSRLWSIPIVPVNHMEGHVVGSLLESDKHHGEWQKLKPLAFPAIALLISGGHTELVEIKTDKNSLGYNILGQTKDDAVGEAFDKVARLLGLPYPGGPHVSKLAGEAEEEKIVSIVKLPRPMLHSGDLNFSFSGLKTAVMYAVRNYEKENGKLDDNFKKGLAKEFEESVKITLDTKLRSAIENTGAKTIIVGGGVSANKTLRKAFENTAKEFDIPLYLPSNHISGDNALMIALAGSLDEKEYTASLRAQGTKSL, encoded by the coding sequence ATGATCACCCTAGGTATAGAAACCAGTTGCGATGAGACAGCTTTGGCACTCATAGAAACACGCGCAAATGACGGCATATTTGAATGTCGCGTCATTTCTTCATTGGTACACTCACAGGCCGAATTACACCGTCCTTTTGGCGGGGTCTTTCCTTCCCTAGCAAAACGTGAACATGGTAAAAACTTGTTACCATTACTCAAAAAAATACTGGATGAATCCACGTCAGCAATTTACGATTCAAAAAATGAATTATTGAGCGATGAACAATTCTCTTTGAGAATGAATCAATTCCAATCAGATTTTTCTGCAAGAAATTCAGATCTGATGACAACATTTGCGAAGGTTGAATTCTTGAAAACAATTCCTCACATAGACCGTATAGCAGTTACCGAAGGACCCGGTCTTGAACCAGCATTATGGGTTGGTATCATTTTTGGGCAAATACTCTCTAGACTTTGGTCTATACCGATCGTCCCCGTAAACCACATGGAAGGTCATGTCGTAGGTTCATTATTAGAATCAGACAAACATCATGGTGAATGGCAGAAACTCAAACCTCTAGCATTCCCTGCGATAGCTTTACTCATAAGTGGTGGACACACTGAACTTGTAGAGATCAAAACCGACAAAAACTCACTTGGTTACAACATTCTTGGTCAAACCAAAGATGATGCAGTCGGCGAAGCTTTTGACAAAGTTGCAAGACTTTTGGGACTTCCATATCCTGGCGGTCCTCATGTAAGCAAGTTGGCCGGCGAAGCAGAAGAAGAAAAGATCGTCTCAATTGTAAAATTACCTAGACCAATGCTTCACAGTGGTGATCTGAATTTTTCATTCTCAGGATTGAAAACTGCCGTCATGTACGCTGTTAGAAATTATGAAAAAGAAAATGGCAAATTAGATGATAATTTCAAAAAAGGATTGGCTAAGGAATTTGAAGAATCAGTCAAAATAACTTTGGATACAAAACTTCGTTCTGCTATAGAAAACACCGGAGCAAAGACTATTATTGTCGGAGGTGGTGTAAGTGCAAACAAGACTTTACGTAAAGCATTTGAGAATACAGCCAAAGAATTTGATATTCCACTATATCTACCTTCAAATCATATTTCTGGAGACAATGCTCTTATGATTGCTTTGGCGGGGTCATTGGACGAAAAAGAGTATACAGCTAGTCTCCGCGCTCAGGGTACGAAAAGTTTATAA
- a CDS encoding Hsp20/alpha crystallin family protein, which translates to MSKDKPSFFERLTGSVRLQKDDSESSLSAKLRKDDDEDTSWTDKETEQEGELTVDVYQTPEMIVIKSMIAGVRPEDLDISITRDLVTIRGKREEEQIASDDDFFTRELYWGSFSRTVTLPVEIDVDEAEAIEKHGLLILKLPKLDKKRKSKLKVKTA; encoded by the coding sequence ATGTCAAAAGATAAACCCTCATTCTTTGAAAGGCTCACCGGATCAGTTCGCTTACAAAAAGACGATAGCGAATCTTCCCTATCTGCAAAACTACGCAAAGACGACGATGAAGATACTTCATGGACAGACAAAGAGACTGAACAAGAGGGCGAATTGACTGTTGATGTATACCAAACTCCAGAGATGATCGTCATCAAGTCTATGATTGCTGGCGTTAGACCAGAAGATCTGGATATTTCTATAACTCGTGACCTTGTAACTATCCGTGGCAAACGTGAAGAAGAACAAATCGCCAGTGATGATGATTTTTTCACTAGAGAATTATATTGGGGTTCTTTCTCCAGAACGGTCACTCTACCCGTTGAGATTGATGTGGACGAAGCTGAAGCTATAGAAAAGCATGGCCTTTTGATTTTGAAATTACCTAAGTTAGATAAAAAGAGAAAATCCAAATTGAAAGTTAAGACGGCGTAA
- a CDS encoding FMN-binding protein, translating to MKKLYLSLSLIIVFAFYSFWTTSKVKEVASSPTPVTSELNVTPTKPKISASASIKYKNGTYTGPVVDVFYGNVEVQATIANSKLTDIKFLQYPNDQETSQEKSAHAMPILKSEAIKVQSATVDMVSGATQTSTGFIKSLTQALVQAKI from the coding sequence ATGAAAAAACTATACTTATCACTATCACTAATAATCGTCTTTGCATTTTATTCATTTTGGACCACTTCAAAAGTGAAAGAGGTTGCTTCTTCACCTACACCAGTAACATCAGAATTGAACGTGACCCCTACAAAACCAAAAATCTCAGCAAGTGCTTCAATTAAATACAAAAATGGTACATATACTGGACCAGTAGTAGATGTTTTCTATGGCAACGTAGAGGTACAAGCAACTATTGCTAATAGCAAATTGACTGACATCAAATTCTTACAATATCCCAATGATCAGGAGACTTCCCAAGAAAAAAGTGCCCACGCTATGCCGATTTTGAAGAGTGAAGCCATCAAAGTTCAGAGTGCAACCGTGGATATGGTCTCTGGAGCAACACAGACTAGTACTGGATTCATCAAATCTCTAACTCAAGCATTGGTTCAAGCCAAGATCTAA
- a CDS encoding FAD:protein FMN transferase, whose translation MKQTRIIMGMPITIEVVSPKTNDSTVFPHESLAINKAFDYFVYVDEKFSTYKKDSEIMKINRGEISIENSSRDMREIFLLSEQTKKETDGYFDIVNRKGIYDPSGIVKGWAIYNALKIIEENGFKDYYVEAGGDIQVGGNNSKGELWKVGIENPFKQGEIIKVVYLQNQGIATSGTYIRGQHIYNPKNKGKEITDIVSLSVIGPNVYEADRFATAVFAMGKAGINFIEKQKGLEGYIIDNAGMATMTSGFESFAIHQPADNLVRKDA comes from the coding sequence ATGAAACAGACCCGTATTATTATGGGTATGCCTATCACAATAGAAGTAGTCTCACCAAAGACTAACGATTCTACTGTTTTTCCTCACGAATCTCTTGCTATCAACAAAGCTTTTGATTATTTCGTTTATGTTGATGAAAAATTTAGTACTTACAAAAAAGATAGTGAGATTATGAAGATAAATCGCGGTGAAATTTCAATTGAAAATTCAAGTAGAGATATGCGAGAGATCTTCCTTTTATCAGAACAAACAAAAAAAGAAACTGATGGTTATTTTGATATTGTAAATCGCAAAGGGATATACGACCCATCAGGCATAGTGAAAGGTTGGGCAATATATAACGCTTTAAAAATTATAGAAGAAAATGGTTTCAAAGATTACTATGTGGAAGCTGGCGGTGATATACAAGTCGGTGGCAACAATTCAAAAGGAGAGCTTTGGAAAGTCGGTATAGAAAACCCTTTCAAACAAGGTGAAATTATAAAAGTTGTTTATTTGCAAAATCAAGGAATCGCCACATCTGGTACTTATATTCGTGGTCAACATATTTACAATCCAAAAAACAAGGGTAAAGAAATTACTGACATCGTCAGTCTTTCTGTCATAGGACCGAATGTTTACGAAGCCGATCGCTTTGCTACAGCCGTTTTTGCTATGGGTAAAGCAGGTATTAACTTTATAGAGAAGCAGAAAGGTCTAGAAGGTTATATAATTGATAATGCAGGTATGGCGACCATGACTAGTGGTTTTGAAAGTTTCGCAATCCACCAACCAGCGGACAATCTCGTAAGAAAAGATGCTTAA
- a CDS encoding NUDIX hydrolase, producing MTTRNVSVLILYSKGKILLQKRAKTAKRFPCRWGLFGGGIEKKETPKATLKREIMEELGLKLTTPKFFKEYPYILDDVGERGDISVYFHEYSKEKLYLREGEQMKWVSLPEALNLDLHPIYRDIIEDIGKRAGSVLS from the coding sequence ATGACTACGAGGAATGTGTCTGTTCTCATACTTTATAGTAAAGGTAAAATACTATTACAAAAACGTGCCAAGACTGCCAAGAGATTTCCTTGTCGTTGGGGACTTTTTGGTGGAGGTATAGAGAAAAAAGAGACACCAAAAGCTACTTTGAAAAGGGAAATTATGGAGGAATTAGGTTTGAAATTGACTACTCCCAAATTCTTCAAAGAGTATCCATATATTTTGGATGATGTGGGAGAAAGAGGGGATATCTCAGTTTATTTTCATGAGTATAGCAAAGAGAAACTTTATTTAAGGGAAGGGGAACAAATGAAATGGGTCAGTCTACCGGAAGCTCTCAATTTAGATCTGCATCCGATCTATAGGGATATAATAGAAGATATTGGGAAGAGAGCTGGTTCTGTGTTATCGTAA